A single genomic interval of Hafnia alvei harbors:
- the prlC gene encoding oligopeptidase A: MTNPLLTPFELPPFSKIKPEDIVPAVKNALADCRAEVERVVAQDAPFTWDNLCQPLAEVDDRLSRIFSPVSHLNSVQNSPELREAYEQCLPLLSEYGTWVGQHEGLYQAYRSLKDGAGFASLTKPQKKAVENSLRDFELSGIGLPKEKQQRYGEIMARLSELGSAFSNNVLDATMGWSKLITDEKELSGLPESALAAAKALAESKEKEGWLLTLDIPSYLPVMTYADNRELRHEMYQAFTTRASDQGPNAGQWDNSEIMAETLQLRHELAQLLGFKSYADKSLATKMAENPQQVLAFLNDLAERARPQGAQELAELREFTRQHFDVTELEAWDITYYSEKQKQHLYSISDEQLRPYFPEQRVLSGLFEVVKRIYGITAKERHDIDVWNPEVRFFELYDATGELRGSFYLDLYAREHKRGGAWMDDCVGRLRRADGSLQKPVAYLTCNFNRPIGDKPALFTHNEVTTLFHEFGHGLHHMLTTIETAGVSGINGVPWDAVELPSQFMENWCWEPEALAFISGHYQTNEPLPQEMLDKMLAAKNYQAALFILRQLEFGMFDFRLHAEFDPAQGARILDTLKEVKALVAVMPSPSWGRFPHAFSHIFAGGYAAGYYSYLWAELLSADAFSRFEEEGIFNVDTGRAFLDNILSQGGSDEPMNLFKNFRGREPKIDAMLRHYGIKG, from the coding sequence ATGACCAATCCGTTACTGACGCCGTTCGAACTGCCACCATTCTCTAAAATCAAACCTGAGGACATCGTTCCTGCGGTGAAAAACGCATTGGCAGATTGTCGTGCCGAAGTGGAGCGCGTGGTCGCGCAAGATGCGCCATTTACGTGGGATAATCTGTGCCAGCCGCTGGCTGAGGTTGACGATCGTCTGAGCCGTATTTTTTCTCCGGTCAGCCATTTGAATTCAGTGCAAAACAGCCCTGAGCTGCGTGAAGCTTACGAACAGTGCCTGCCGCTGTTGTCTGAATACGGCACTTGGGTAGGTCAGCATGAAGGGCTGTATCAGGCCTACCGCAGCCTGAAAGACGGCGCGGGTTTTGCTTCGTTGACTAAACCGCAGAAGAAAGCGGTAGAAAATTCACTGCGTGATTTCGAACTGTCTGGTATTGGTTTGCCGAAAGAAAAACAGCAGCGCTATGGTGAAATTATGGCGCGTCTGTCCGAATTGGGTTCTGCATTCAGTAACAACGTATTGGATGCGACCATGGGCTGGAGCAAGCTAATTACTGATGAAAAAGAGCTTTCTGGTCTGCCTGAAAGTGCATTAGCGGCTGCGAAGGCGCTGGCTGAATCCAAAGAAAAAGAGGGCTGGCTGTTAACGCTAGATATCCCGAGCTACCTGCCGGTGATGACCTATGCCGACAACCGCGAGCTGCGCCATGAGATGTATCAGGCGTTTACCACTCGTGCATCCGATCAGGGGCCAAACGCAGGTCAGTGGGATAACAGCGAAATCATGGCTGAAACTCTGCAACTGCGTCACGAATTGGCTCAGCTGCTTGGTTTTAAATCCTATGCTGATAAGTCATTGGCAACCAAAATGGCGGAAAACCCACAGCAGGTTCTGGCATTTCTGAATGACTTAGCCGAGCGAGCTCGTCCTCAAGGCGCGCAAGAGCTGGCTGAACTGCGTGAGTTTACGCGTCAGCACTTTGACGTTACCGAGCTGGAAGCGTGGGATATCACCTACTACAGCGAAAAACAGAAACAACATCTGTACTCTATCAGCGATGAACAGCTGCGCCCTTACTTCCCTGAACAGCGCGTATTGAGCGGTTTGTTTGAGGTGGTGAAACGTATTTACGGTATCACGGCTAAAGAGCGTCATGATATTGACGTATGGAATCCAGAGGTTCGTTTCTTCGAGCTTTATGATGCGACCGGTGAGCTGCGTGGTAGTTTCTATCTCGACCTTTATGCCCGTGAGCATAAGCGAGGCGGTGCGTGGATGGACGACTGTGTAGGCCGTCTACGTCGTGCCGATGGTAGCCTACAGAAGCCGGTTGCCTATTTGACCTGTAACTTTAACCGTCCAATCGGTGATAAGCCTGCGTTGTTTACGCATAACGAAGTGACCACGTTGTTCCATGAGTTCGGTCACGGCTTGCATCATATGCTGACCACGATTGAAACCGCAGGCGTTTCAGGGATCAACGGTGTGCCATGGGATGCCGTCGAGTTGCCAAGTCAATTTATGGAAAACTGGTGCTGGGAGCCGGAAGCGCTGGCCTTTATCTCGGGTCATTACCAGACCAATGAGCCGCTTCCTCAGGAAATGCTGGATAAAATGTTGGCGGCGAAAAACTATCAGGCCGCGCTGTTTATCCTGCGCCAGCTAGAATTTGGGATGTTTGATTTCCGTCTGCATGCTGAGTTCGACCCTGCACAAGGCGCTCGTATTCTCGATACTTTGAAAGAAGTTAAAGCGCTAGTAGCGGTGATGCCGTCACCAAGCTGGGGCCGTTTCCCACATGCGTTCAGCCATATCTTTGCTGGTGGCTACGCAGCGGGTTACTACAGCTATCTGTGGGCAGAGCTGCTGTCTGCTGATGCGTTCTCTCGCTTCGAGGAAGAGGGTATTTTCAACGTAGATACCGGCCGTGCGTTCTTGGACAACATCCTGTCGCAGGGTGGTTCCGATGAGCCAATGAACCTGTTCAAAAACTTCCGTGGCCGTGAGCCGAAAATTGATGCCATGCTGCGTCACTACGGCATCAAGGGCTAA
- the rsmJ gene encoding 16S rRNA (guanine(1516)-N(2))-methyltransferase RsmJ, with amino-acid sequence MSIQLLLEEGADSGALSHLAERWGLVHDPDAIMALVLTPEHLELRKLDEPKLGAIFVDFVAGAMAHRRKFGGGRGEAVAKAVGIKGSYVPSVVDATAGLGRDAYVLASVGCHVRMLERHPVVAALLDDGLQRGYADPEIGGWLQERLTLLHASSIDALKDLSPAPEVVYLDPMYPHKQKSALVKKEMRVFQSLVGADLDADALLAPARALATKRIVVKRPDYAPPLADVSAHAATTTKNHRFDIYTPLK; translated from the coding sequence TTGAGTATTCAGTTATTGTTAGAAGAGGGCGCCGATAGCGGCGCCTTATCTCATTTAGCCGAGCGCTGGGGATTGGTTCACGATCCTGACGCGATAATGGCGTTGGTATTAACGCCTGAGCATTTAGAACTGCGCAAGTTGGATGAACCCAAGCTGGGCGCTATTTTTGTCGATTTTGTGGCCGGTGCGATGGCGCATCGCCGCAAGTTTGGCGGCGGCCGTGGTGAAGCGGTGGCAAAAGCCGTGGGTATTAAAGGTAGCTATGTGCCGAGCGTTGTGGATGCGACCGCAGGATTAGGGCGCGATGCCTACGTGTTGGCGTCGGTAGGGTGTCATGTGCGTATGCTGGAGCGCCATCCCGTGGTGGCGGCATTGCTCGACGATGGTTTGCAGCGTGGCTATGCAGATCCTGAAATCGGCGGCTGGCTGCAAGAACGCCTGACTTTGCTGCATGCCTCCAGTATTGATGCGTTGAAAGATCTTAGCCCTGCGCCAGAAGTGGTGTATCTCGATCCGATGTATCCGCACAAACAGAAAAGTGCGCTAGTGAAGAAAGAGATGCGGGTGTTCCAGTCATTGGTGGGCGCTGATTTGGATGCCGATGCATTACTAGCACCCGCTCGCGCACTGGCGACGAAACGTATCGTGGTAAAACGTCCTGATTATGCTCCGCCGTTGGCCGATGTGTCGGCTCATGCGGCCACCACCACCAAAAATCACCGTTTTGATATTTACACGCCGCTAAAATAA
- a CDS encoding response regulator transcription factor codes for MEGMKRILIVEDDAHIADLLALHLRDEGYHIEHAADGIVGMAMLEQGGWDALILDLMLPGIDGLDICRRARSMTRYTPIIMISARSSEVHRVLGLELGADDYLAKPFSMIELAARVKALFRRQEAMSRNLQMDAGRLEIAGLIIDPIARAVWKDQQPVDLTPREFDLLYFFAKNPDKVFSRLQLLDQVWGYQHDGYEHTVNTHINRLRIKIEADPSEPQHILTVWGSGYKFTASSMGN; via the coding sequence ATGGAAGGAATGAAGCGAATTCTAATTGTAGAAGATGACGCGCATATTGCCGATTTACTGGCGCTGCATCTGCGTGATGAGGGCTACCACATAGAGCACGCGGCTGATGGCATTGTCGGTATGGCGATGCTGGAGCAGGGCGGTTGGGATGCGCTGATTTTAGATCTGATGTTGCCGGGTATTGATGGGCTTGATATCTGCCGTCGCGCGCGCAGCATGACGCGTTATACGCCGATTATTATGATTAGCGCCCGCTCCAGTGAAGTGCACCGGGTTCTGGGATTAGAGCTAGGCGCCGATGACTATTTAGCCAAACCGTTTTCGATGATTGAGCTGGCAGCACGCGTTAAAGCGCTGTTTCGCCGTCAGGAAGCGATGAGCCGTAATTTGCAGATGGATGCAGGGCGTTTGGAAATTGCGGGGCTCATCATCGATCCTATAGCGCGAGCGGTTTGGAAGGATCAACAACCTGTCGATCTCACGCCGCGTGAGTTTGATTTGCTGTATTTTTTCGCTAAAAATCCCGACAAAGTTTTTTCTCGTTTGCAGCTTCTCGATCAGGTGTGGGGCTACCAGCACGATGGCTACGAACATACGGTTAACACCCATATCAATCGGCTACGCATAAAAATTGAAGCCGATCCTTCCGAGCCGCAGCATATTCTGACCGTTTGGGGCTCTGGCTATAAATTTACGGCGTCGAGCATGGGAAATTAA
- a CDS encoding ATP-binding protein yields the protein MNRLSLSQRLTLVFALLLVACCAVSGWLQVRSNTQYSQQVIQRLSVNLAQHITENNRLLGEQGLNPASVKKLFDQLMSVNPSVEVYLLDKQGHIIGDAAPEGRIKRRDVSLQPINALMQGQSMPVYGDDPRSVDGRKVFSVAPLQVEGKTEGYLYVVLLGEDYARLTDDARIGSTVWTVVGSMGLIVLFGSLAGWLAFRWVTKPVRQLTRQVSKLEQEGLDYARVMALSVPEADVKSDEVTQLRRAFVLMARRIAEQWKTLAEQDQQRREFIANISHDLRTPLTSLHGYLETLSVKSASISEVDRKRYLDIALAQSLKVGRLAQELFELARLEYGAVKPQKERMSFSELLQDVFQKFELAAETRQIKLTADIAKGLPLVNADIYMMERVLTNLLDNAIRHTPQGGNIAVRLWYQAGQIWVQLTDSGVGIPEELKAGLFERPSLLSGVRRQSSGGLGLMIVKRMLQLHGGDIMLVNENEQGACFRLMLPV from the coding sequence ATGAATCGATTGAGTTTATCCCAGCGTTTAACGTTGGTGTTTGCGCTGTTGCTGGTCGCTTGCTGTGCGGTATCGGGTTGGCTTCAGGTACGCAGTAATACGCAATATAGCCAGCAGGTTATTCAACGTTTGTCCGTCAATCTTGCTCAGCATATTACGGAGAATAACCGGTTGCTCGGTGAGCAGGGACTCAATCCTGCCTCGGTAAAAAAGCTGTTTGATCAGCTGATGTCGGTGAATCCGAGCGTGGAAGTTTATCTGCTTGATAAGCAGGGGCATATTATTGGTGATGCGGCGCCAGAAGGGCGAATTAAACGTCGTGATGTGAGTCTTCAACCCATCAATGCGCTAATGCAGGGGCAAAGCATGCCGGTTTACGGCGACGATCCGCGTAGTGTCGACGGTCGAAAGGTCTTTAGCGTTGCACCGCTACAGGTTGAGGGAAAAACCGAAGGCTATTTGTACGTTGTTTTGCTGGGAGAGGATTACGCTCGGTTAACGGATGATGCCCGCATTGGCTCGACGGTATGGACCGTCGTGGGGTCGATGGGATTGATTGTGCTGTTTGGTTCACTGGCCGGCTGGCTGGCTTTCCGCTGGGTGACAAAACCGGTGCGTCAGCTTACTCGCCAGGTGAGTAAACTTGAGCAGGAAGGGCTGGATTACGCTCGTGTTATGGCGCTGAGCGTACCCGAAGCTGATGTAAAAAGTGATGAAGTGACTCAGCTTCGGCGTGCATTTGTTTTGATGGCTAGGCGCATTGCCGAGCAGTGGAAAACCTTGGCAGAACAGGATCAACAACGGCGTGAATTTATTGCCAATATTTCACATGATTTGCGCACGCCGTTGACCTCTTTGCATGGCTATCTCGAGACGCTATCGGTGAAGTCGGCAAGTATAAGCGAAGTGGATCGCAAGCGTTATCTGGACATTGCCTTAGCGCAAAGCCTTAAAGTTGGGCGACTAGCGCAGGAGTTATTTGAGCTAGCTCGTTTGGAATATGGCGCGGTTAAACCGCAGAAAGAACGCATGTCGTTCAGCGAGCTTTTACAGGATGTTTTTCAGAAGTTTGAGCTGGCGGCAGAAACTCGCCAAATTAAACTGACTGCGGATATTGCCAAAGGTTTACCGCTGGTCAACGCCGATATTTATATGATGGAGCGCGTGCTAACCAACCTGTTGGATAATGCGATCCGCCATACGCCGCAGGGGGGAAATATTGCGGTGAGACTTTGGTATCAGGCAGGGCAAATTTGGGTTCAACTGACCGACAGCGGCGTAGGTATTCCAGAGGAGCTGAAAGCGGGGCTGTTTGAGCGTCCATCGTTGCTCTCAGGCGTGCGCCGCCAGTCCTCGGGGGGATTGGGGTTGATGATTGTGAAACGAATGCTGCAGCTGCACGGTGGCGATATCATGTTGGTTAATGAAAATGAGCAAGGTGCTTGTTTTCGTTTAATGCTGCCGGTGTGA
- the rhtC gene encoding threonine export protein RhtC, whose protein sequence is MMLFLTVALVHLVALMAPGPDFFFVSQTAVSRSRSEAMQGVVGITLGIVIWAAVALMGLHLLLMKMAWLHSIITVGGGLYLTWMGYQLLKSARAKGQLDSGEEVSITLPARGKTFLRGFLTNLSNPKAVIYFGSVFSLFVGDNVSTPERVGLFVMIVAETFVWFSIVASVFALPVMRRGYQRLAKWIDGVAGVLFIGFGLHLIFSRS, encoded by the coding sequence ATGATGTTGTTTTTGACGGTGGCATTGGTTCATCTGGTGGCTTTAATGGCTCCCGGACCTGATTTCTTTTTTGTTTCCCAAACGGCGGTCAGCCGTTCTCGTTCTGAAGCAATGCAGGGCGTAGTGGGAATTACACTGGGTATCGTTATTTGGGCAGCAGTTGCGCTGATGGGGCTTCATCTACTGCTGATGAAAATGGCATGGCTGCATAGCATTATCACCGTGGGCGGTGGTTTATATCTGACGTGGATGGGCTATCAGCTCCTTAAGTCTGCGCGTGCAAAAGGCCAGTTAGACAGCGGCGAAGAGGTAAGTATCACGCTGCCAGCTCGTGGAAAAACGTTCCTGCGCGGTTTTCTCACTAACCTGTCGAACCCAAAAGCGGTGATTTATTTCGGTTCGGTGTTTTCACTGTTCGTCGGCGACAATGTGAGTACGCCAGAGCGCGTTGGCCTGTTCGTGATGATTGTGGCTGAAACCTTTGTTTGGTTCAGCATTGTAGCATCGGTATTTGCGCTGCCGGTGATGCGCCGTGGTTATCAGCGTTTAGCCAAGTGGATTGATGGCGTCGCAGGCGTCTTGTTTATCGGCTTCGGTTTGCACCTGATTTTCTCTCGTTCGTAA
- the gntU gene encoding gluconate transporter: protein MSTFTLVFTAVGSVLLLLFLVMKTRMHAFVALMLVSIGAGIFSGMPLDDIAKTMEKGMGGTLGFLAIVVALGAMFGKILHETGALDQIAAKLLDSFGEKRAHYALGIAGLVCALPLFFDVAIVLLIGVVFAVARRTNGNVVKLAIPLFAGVAGAAAFLLPGPTPMLLASQMGADYGWMILIGLCAAIPGMILAGPLFGNFISKHVTLALPEDIQEPSLDKSKLPSFGFSLALVLFPLVLVGMKTIGARFVETGTELHKWLEFIGHPFTAILIACLVAIYGLAIRRGMSKEKVMEVCSAAIQPAGIILLVTGAGGVFKQILVDSGVGPALGNSLIGAGLPIAVACFVLAAAVRVIQGSATVACLTTVGLVLPVIGELGYNGAQMAALSICIAGGSIVLSHVNDSGFWLFGKFTGATEAQTLKTWSVMETILGTTGAVVGMIFFAVM, encoded by the coding sequence ATGAGTACTTTTACTCTCGTATTTACCGCCGTAGGCTCGGTCCTACTGCTGCTGTTTTTAGTGATGAAAACCCGTATGCATGCCTTCGTTGCTCTGATGCTGGTTTCTATCGGCGCGGGCATTTTTTCCGGCATGCCGCTAGATGATATTGCCAAAACCATGGAAAAAGGCATGGGAGGAACATTAGGCTTCCTCGCCATCGTGGTTGCGTTGGGTGCCATGTTTGGCAAAATCCTGCATGAAACCGGCGCGTTAGATCAGATAGCCGCTAAGTTGCTAGATAGCTTTGGTGAAAAACGAGCGCACTATGCGCTGGGTATCGCCGGTCTAGTCTGTGCACTGCCGCTGTTCTTCGACGTAGCTATCGTATTGTTGATTGGCGTGGTGTTCGCCGTTGCCCGTCGTACAAATGGCAACGTTGTTAAACTGGCTATCCCACTGTTTGCCGGTGTTGCTGGCGCAGCGGCATTCTTGCTGCCGGGGCCAACACCGATGCTGCTGGCTTCCCAGATGGGCGCTGACTATGGCTGGATGATCCTGATTGGTCTGTGCGCAGCGATTCCGGGCATGATTTTAGCGGGTCCTCTGTTTGGTAACTTCATCAGTAAACACGTGACGCTGGCTCTGCCTGAAGATATCCAAGAGCCAAGCTTGGATAAGAGCAAACTGCCTTCTTTCGGTTTTAGTCTGGCGCTGGTTCTGTTCCCGCTGGTTCTAGTTGGTATGAAAACCATCGGTGCACGCTTTGTTGAAACCGGCACTGAACTGCACAAATGGCTGGAATTTATCGGTCACCCATTCACGGCAATTCTAATCGCCTGTCTGGTTGCGATTTATGGTCTGGCGATCCGTCGCGGCATGAGCAAAGAGAAAGTGATGGAAGTGTGTTCTGCGGCAATCCAGCCTGCGGGTATCATTCTTCTGGTTACCGGTGCCGGTGGCGTATTTAAACAGATTCTGGTGGATTCCGGCGTTGGCCCAGCGTTAGGTAATTCTCTGATTGGCGCAGGTCTGCCAATTGCGGTTGCCTGTTTCGTTCTCGCCGCTGCGGTGCGCGTGATTCAAGGTTCTGCTACCGTTGCCTGTTTAACCACCGTAGGTTTGGTTCTGCCGGTTATTGGCGAGCTGGGCTACAACGGCGCACAGATGGCGGCGCTTTCCATCTGTATCGCGGGGGGTTCTATCGTACTGAGCCACGTCAACGACTCCGGCTTCTGGCTGTTTGGTAAATTTACCGGCGCAACCGAAGCACAAACCCTGAAAACCTGGTCCGTGATGGAAACCATCTTAGGCACCACGGGCGCAGTTGTTGGTATGATCTTCTTCGCGGTGATGTAA